A genomic region of Bernardetia sp. ABR2-2B contains the following coding sequences:
- a CDS encoding DUF58 domain-containing protein: MWSIIKNTFLTNRFFYAITACICLFISAFWFPPLMWVAKIALAGLAVLTTAEGIMLFHPKMKLQAERLLNPKLSLGDPNPVRLVVKSEYPLPVEVDIYDELPFQLQVRDFGITTKLEQEKPEEILYHVKPTERGIFNFGAINLIAKTQIGLLKRKVTIPAEYDTAVYPSVMQMKKYELMMFSNLSMQNGVRKLRRIGHSYEFDQVKNYVRGDDFRSINWKATSRRNELMVNQYEDERSQPIYLILDKSRVMKMPFEEMTLLDYAINSTLVMSNIILQKGDRVGLISFSNTLDSRIKAEQRSGQLGKIMESLYRQKTEFLEADYDLMYDGVRRLTNSRSLLIFFTNFESMSALKRNLPTLRRLNKLHLLVVVFFQNTELTDYSNLPTTDLEDIYSQTLAQKFLVEKRRMVEELKKYGIQSVLTRPEDLSVNTVNKYMELKARGMI; the protein is encoded by the coding sequence TCGTTTTTTTTACGCTATTACAGCCTGTATTTGTCTTTTTATTAGTGCTTTTTGGTTTCCTCCCCTGATGTGGGTTGCCAAAATTGCGTTGGCTGGTTTGGCTGTCCTTACAACTGCTGAAGGAATTATGCTTTTTCATCCAAAAATGAAACTTCAAGCTGAACGCCTTCTGAATCCAAAACTTTCTTTAGGTGATCCAAACCCTGTTCGTTTGGTCGTCAAAAGTGAGTATCCTTTGCCTGTTGAGGTAGATATTTATGACGAATTGCCCTTTCAGCTTCAAGTGAGAGATTTTGGAATTACTACAAAATTAGAACAGGAAAAACCAGAAGAAATACTTTATCACGTAAAACCAACCGAACGAGGAATTTTTAATTTTGGAGCTATAAATCTTATTGCAAAAACTCAAATTGGGCTTTTAAAACGCAAAGTAACTATTCCTGCTGAGTATGATACAGCTGTTTATCCTTCGGTTATGCAGATGAAAAAATATGAGCTGATGATGTTTTCGAATCTAAGTATGCAAAATGGAGTTCGAAAGTTACGTAGAATCGGACATAGTTATGAGTTTGACCAAGTAAAAAATTATGTTCGTGGAGATGATTTTAGGAGTATCAATTGGAAAGCAACAAGCCGTAGAAATGAGCTGATGGTAAACCAATATGAAGACGAACGCTCACAACCAATTTATTTGATTTTGGATAAAAGTCGTGTGATGAAAATGCCTTTCGAAGAAATGACTTTGCTAGATTATGCTATTAATTCTACGCTTGTAATGTCAAATATTATTCTTCAAAAAGGAGATAGAGTAGGCTTGATTAGCTTTTCGAATACGCTAGATTCAAGAATAAAAGCAGAGCAGCGTTCGGGACAGTTGGGCAAAATAATGGAATCACTTTACAGACAAAAAACTGAATTTTTGGAAGCTGATTATGATTTGATGTATGACGGAGTTCGTCGCCTGACAAATAGCAGAAGTTTACTGATTTTCTTTACCAACTTTGAGAGTATGAGTGCCTTGAAACGCAATTTGCCTACGCTTCGTCGTTTGAATAAATTACACCTTTTGGTTGTTGTCTTTTTCCAAAATACTGAACTTACTGATTATTCAAACCTCCCTACAACGGATTTAGAGGATATTTATAGCCAAACATTAGCACAAAAATTCTTAGTAGAAAAGCGTAGAATGGTAGAAGAACTCAAAAAATATGGCATTCAGTCGGTGCTTACTCGCCCAGAAGATTTGTCTGTCAATACAGTAAATAAATATATGGAATTAAAGGCTAGGGGGATGATTTAG